The nucleotide sequence TGGAACGTTCGGTCATTTGCGCCTCGGGATAACGGGAATGGTGGAGGGTGAATACTTGGCGTCAGGATGTGGCGGGTGTCCCTCGGTCTGCTGCCAAAATGCTTGGCCGCCACGTCTGAGCCAAAACGGAATCAGGATCACGAAACCCGCAATGAACCCGCCCGCATGCGCCCAGTAGGCGACGCCGCCACCCGAAATATCCGCCGTGATCCCGTTAAACAGCTGAAACGCCATCCACAGGCCCAGCATCACCCAAGCCGGGATCGGGAAGATTTTGAAGAAGACGATAAAAATGATGATGATGTCCACCTTGGCCTTGGGGAAGAGCAGAAGGTACCCCCCCATCACGCCCGCAATCGCGCCCGACGCGCCCACATTGGGGATCGGGCTATTGGGATCGGCCAGGATTTGCCCGAAATCCGCCAGCACCCCGCAGGCAAGATAGAACAGCAGGAACGGCACATGGCCCAGCTGATCCTCCAGATTGTCGCCAAAGATGTACAAAAACAGCATGTTACCGGCCAAATGCATCCAGCCGCCATGCAGGAACATGGAGGTTACCAACGTGTGCAGGTCGATGCCATTGCTGATCTCGACGGGGCGCATGGCCCAGGCGTCCCAGAAGGCCCCCAGGTCGTTCGGGTTGTTGGTTTGCAACGGCCAATAGCTGAGGAAAATCAGGATGTTGGCGGCCAGGAGCGCGTAGGTCACATAGGGCGTGCGCTCGGACGGGTTGTGGTCGCGAATTGGAAACATGGGCGCGAGGCTGGCCTAGTCTGCCGCCAGAGGCAAGGGGGCGCAGAGTTTCACCGAAACTCTGCCTCCAAACTCTCGGGGAGAGTTTGGTGCCGCCCGTTACTGGCCGACCTCCGCCAGCAATTGCGCGTTGCCGCCCGAGGCTGTGGTGTCGATGCAGGTATGCCGCTCTGCGATGACGTCTGCAGGGCTGGGCGTGCCTGTTATCATTGACAAAATCGGCCCGTCACGCGCAGAGAGCAGTTTGCGGATTTGCCGCATCACCGCGCCGTCTTTGCCCCAGTAAAGCACGCCGCCAATGTCTTCGAGCTTGGCAATGTCATCCATCTCGCCCTCAATCGGGCGGCCACCGGCCTTGTCCACGGCCGCCATCTGCTTGCCAATATCGGGCCCGATGCACAGCATCGGCGCGCGGGGGAGGATGGTCAGCTGATTGCTCTCTCCGGTGGGTCCGGGCAATGTCTTTGTTCCGTCTACTTTGCGTTTGGACTGCGTATAAACAAATTTTGCGAGGTAGTTCGGCCCGCCCGCCTTGGGGCCGGTGCCCGACAGCCCCTCCCCGCCAAAGGGCTGCGAGCCGACAATCGCCCCGATCTGGTTTCGATTGACATAGATATTGCCCGCATGGACCTGATCGACCACCTGCTGCACCCGGTCGTCGATGCGCGAGTGCAGGCCGAAGGTCAGCCCGTAGCCGGTGGCGTTGATGTCGGCGATGACCTGATCCAGTTCGTGCGACCTGAAGGTTGCGATGTGGAGGACAGGGCCAAAGATCTCTTCGCCCATATCGGCGATGCCGCCGAGTTTGATCATGGTTGGGGCGATGAAGTTGCCGGTCGCTTTGTGCGGCGTCTCAAAGACCACCCTGCCCTCGCCCCGCGCGGTTTCGATATGGGCGGCGATCTTGTCGCGGGCGGGGGCGTCGATGATCGGGCCGATATCGGTTTCCATGTCCCACGGGTCGCCGACCTTCAAAGCGGCCATGGCACCGGTCAGCATCTCGGTTAATCCTTCGGCAATATCCTCCTGTACGTAGAGGCAGCGCAGCGCAGAGCACCGTTGCCCTGCGGACTGAAAAGCCGACGCGATGATGTCCCGCGTCGCTTGTTCCGGCAGCGCAGTGCTGTCGACGATCATGGCGTTCAGGCCGCCGGTTTCCGCAATGAGCGGCGCTTGGCAATTGCCTTTGGTGGCGAGGGTCTCGTGGATGCGTTTCGCTGTCGCCGTCGATCCGGTGAAGCACACACCGTCGATGGCGGGGCTGGCAGTCAATTCGGCCCCGACAGCGCCGCCGCCGGACAGTAATTGAAGGGCGGATTTGGGCACACCAGCTTTGTGCAGGAGTTTCGTGGCCAGTTCAGCGATGACCGGCGTTTGTTCGGCCGGTTTGGCCAGAACCGCGTTGCCGGTCGCCAAGGCGGCGGCGATTTGGCCGGTGAAAATGGCCAGCGGGAAGTTCCATGGCGAGATGCAGGTGAAGACGCCACGCGGCGCGCCTTTGTGATTTGCTGCCTCATCGGCGTAATAACGCAGGAAATCGACGGCCTCGCGGAGTTCTCCGATCACATCGATGGTGGTCTTTCCGGCCTCGCGGGCGAGCACGGCGAAGATTTGGCCGTAATTGTCCTCATAAAGGTCTGCGGCCTTGCGCAGCACGTCAGCGCGGGTTTTGACGTCGGCGTCCCACGGTTTGGCGGCTTTTAGCGCCTTGGCGGTATCGGCGGGTTTGAAGGTCAGCGGGGTGTCCGCGAACCTGGCGCGGGCCTTGGCGATGTTGGACATGTGGACGGGGTCGTTCCAGTCCCAGCCTTTGGAATTGATACGCGGCGCAAAAAGGTCGCGCGGGTGGGTGACCGCGGGATATGTGGCGTCTTCAATGTCGGTGAACGGGTCGGAGGCGACCTCGGTTGGGGTCACGTCTTCGTCGACAATTTGGTTGACGAAAGAGGAGTTCGCCCCGTTTTCCAGCAGGCGGCGGACGAGATAGGCCAAGAGGTCGCGATGCGCGCCGACGGGGGCGTAGATGCGGCAGCGGGTCTCGCCTTTGGCCATGACGAGGTCATGCAGGCGGTCGCCCATGCCATGCAGGCGCTGGAATTCGAATGATTGTGTGTCCTCGGCCATGAACAGGATAGCGGCGACGGTGTGGGCGTTGTGAGTGGCGAATTGCGGGTAGATGCGGTCCGTCAGGCCCAGTAATTTGCGGGCATTGGCGATGTAGCTGATATCTGTCGCAGGCTTGTGGGTGAAGACGGGAAAGCCGTCCAGCCCCAGCACTTGAGAGCGCTTAATCTCAGTGTCCCAATAGGCGCCCTTGACGAGGCGGACCATGATTTTGCGGTCATGGGTGGTGGCAAGCGCGTGCAGCCAGTCGATCACGAAGCTGGCGCGGTGTCCGTAGGCCTGCACCACGACGCCGAAACCGTCCCAGCCTTTAAGTGTTTCATCGCTCAGAGTTTTTTCGATGATATCGAGGGAGATATCAAGGCGGTCAGCCTCTTCGGCGTCGATGTTGAGGCCCACTTGGGCTTTTGCTGCTTGTTGGCACAGCTCCAACAGGCGGGGTTGCAGGATCGCCATGACGTCTTCTTTGTGGGGCGTCTCGTAGCGCGGATAGAGGGCGGACAGCTTGACCGAGATGCCGGGGTTTTCGCGGATATCTTGGTGGGTCGCGCCCTTGGCAATCTCGGTGATCGCGTCGCGGTAGGACTTGAGGTAGCCCAGCGCGTCGGAGTCGGTTTTGGCGGCCTCCCCAAGCATATCGTAGCTGTAGGTGAAGCCTTGGTCTTCCTCATCTTTGGCGCGTAGCATCGCGGTTTCGATGGTCTCCCCCAGCACGAATTGGCGGCCCATTTCTTTCATGGCGCGGGCGGTTGCGGCCCGGATCACCGGCTCCCCCAGCCGTTTGACCATGCCGCGCAGCTGGCCTGCGATGCCGGGTTCGTCGTCGGTCAACACCTTGCCCGTCAGCATCAGCCCCCAGGTGGAGGCGTTGACGAGGGAGGAGGAGGAATGGCCCAGATGCGTGCCCCAATCGGACGGGGCGATCTTGTCCTCGATCAGCGCGTCCATCGTGTCGGCGTCCGGCACCCGGAGCAAGGCTTCGGCCAGACACATCAGCGCCACGCCTTCATCGGTGTTGAGGCCGTATTCAGCGAGGAAGACCTCCATCAGACCGGGCTTGGCGGAGGTGCGGATGTCGGAGACCAGCTTGGCGCCGTCGACCACGATGCGAGCGCGTTCCTTGGCGGTAAGGTTGGCCATTTTGGTCAGACGGGCGACGGCCGCGCCCTCGTCAGGCATGGTGTGGGTGCGGATGGTTTTGCGAAGGCTTTCGAGGGATTTCATAGCAGCACCTTTTGACATAGATTACATGCAGTTTAGCATATTTCTTGATTTACTCTCTCCATTTTTGATAGAAACGTGGTGAAATTCTCTGACGAACGGCAGATGCATGGATAAGACCTTAGACGACTATGACCAAGCTATTCTGCGGGTTCTGGCGGCGGAGGGGCGCATTTCGATCACCGATTTGGCGGGGCGGATCAACCTGTCGAACACGCCGACGCAGGCGCGGGTGAAACGGCTGGAGAAGGACGGGATCATCACGGGCTACAAGGCGATGCTGGACCCGGTGAAACTGGGGCTGGACCACATCGCCTTTGTCGAGGTGAAGCTGGACGACACGCGGGAGGCGGCTTTGAGCGCGTTTAACGCTGCCGTCATGGCGGTGCCAGAGGTGGAGGAATGCCACATGACGGCGTCGCGGTTTGACTACATATTGAAGGTGCGCACGTCGTCGATGAAGGCGTATCGACAAGTCTTGGGGGAGCAAATCTCGTCACTGCCGCATGTGTCGAACACCTCGACCCATGTGGTGATGGAGGCGGTGAAGGAAGAGCTGATTTAGCGGTCGAAGACGAAGACCCAGATGAAGACCGGAGCCAGCTGCATCAGCGCGGCCAATGTCAGGATGAGACGCGGGATCAGGGTTTGGAACCTGCGCCAGAGGATAGCTAGGCAGGTGACGCTTGCGACCATCTCGATAGGTCCGACGACGCCTGCATAGTGGTTGCGATCCCAATAACTGACGGGGCTGATGAATTTCCAATCGGTGGCGGGCCAGAAATGCGCGCGGGCGTCATCGTTGTGCAGCGGAAAATCAAGCGCCAAATGCAACAGCCCCGCGCCTGCGAAGGCGATGAAGGCCGGGCTTTTGGCCCAAAGCGCAAAGCCCAGGAGCCCGCCCCAGACGAAGAAGGAGTTATCGACCGCGAAGATCGCCTGCCATGTGTCGGAATAATAGAGGACGCGGAAGACGATCTCTGCGTCGGTTCCCATCAAGAACAGGTGCCAGCTGGCCATAAGATAGAGCGACAGATCGGGGGCAAGCGCGCCGAGCAATGCGGCGGTTGTGACGCGGGGCTGGCCTTCCTTCGCGAAGGCGGCGGCGCCGAAAATCAGATGAGTCGGGGTGTTCATGTGGTCTTTACTTTGGTGCCGCTTCTTGTCACCCCGAAACCGTAACGGCAGGAGCGTGAAATGGCCAAGGCGATTATGATCCAAGGGGCGGGCTCGAATGTGGGCAAGTCGGTGATCGTGGCGGGGCTGTGTCGGGTGTTTGCGCGGCGGGGCCTGCGCGTGCGCCCGTTTAAGCCGCAAAACATGTCGAATAACGCTGCCGTGACGAGCGACGGCGGGGAAATTGGCCGCGCGCAGGCCCTGCAGGCTTTGGCCTGCGGGGTACCCGCGGTGGTGGATATGAACCCTGTGTTGCTTAAGCCTGAAAGCGATGTAGGCGCGCAGGTGATCGTGCAGGGCAAACGGTT is from uncultured Litoreibacter sp. and encodes:
- a CDS encoding rhomboid family intramembrane serine protease: MFPIRDHNPSERTPYVTYALLAANILIFLSYWPLQTNNPNDLGAFWDAWAMRPVEISNGIDLHTLVTSMFLHGGWMHLAGNMLFLYIFGDNLEDQLGHVPFLLFYLACGVLADFGQILADPNSPIPNVGASGAIAGVMGGYLLLFPKAKVDIIIIFIVFFKIFPIPAWVMLGLWMAFQLFNGITADISGGGVAYWAHAGGFIAGFVILIPFWLRRGGQAFWQQTEGHPPHPDAKYSPSTIPVIPRRK
- a CDS encoding L-glutamate gamma-semialdehyde dehydrogenase → MKSLESLRKTIRTHTMPDEGAAVARLTKMANLTAKERARIVVDGAKLVSDIRTSAKPGLMEVFLAEYGLNTDEGVALMCLAEALLRVPDADTMDALIEDKIAPSDWGTHLGHSSSSLVNASTWGLMLTGKVLTDDEPGIAGQLRGMVKRLGEPVIRAATARAMKEMGRQFVLGETIETAMLRAKDEEDQGFTYSYDMLGEAAKTDSDALGYLKSYRDAITEIAKGATHQDIRENPGISVKLSALYPRYETPHKEDVMAILQPRLLELCQQAAKAQVGLNIDAEEADRLDISLDIIEKTLSDETLKGWDGFGVVVQAYGHRASFVIDWLHALATTHDRKIMVRLVKGAYWDTEIKRSQVLGLDGFPVFTHKPATDISYIANARKLLGLTDRIYPQFATHNAHTVAAILFMAEDTQSFEFQRLHGMGDRLHDLVMAKGETRCRIYAPVGAHRDLLAYLVRRLLENGANSSFVNQIVDEDVTPTEVASDPFTDIEDATYPAVTHPRDLFAPRINSKGWDWNDPVHMSNIAKARARFADTPLTFKPADTAKALKAAKPWDADVKTRADVLRKAADLYEDNYGQIFAVLAREAGKTTIDVIGELREAVDFLRYYADEAANHKGAPRGVFTCISPWNFPLAIFTGQIAAALATGNAVLAKPAEQTPVIAELATKLLHKAGVPKSALQLLSGGGAVGAELTASPAIDGVCFTGSTATAKRIHETLATKGNCQAPLIAETGGLNAMIVDSTALPEQATRDIIASAFQSAGQRCSALRCLYVQEDIAEGLTEMLTGAMAALKVGDPWDMETDIGPIIDAPARDKIAAHIETARGEGRVVFETPHKATGNFIAPTMIKLGGIADMGEEIFGPVLHIATFRSHELDQVIADINATGYGLTFGLHSRIDDRVQQVVDQVHAGNIYVNRNQIGAIVGSQPFGGEGLSGTGPKAGGPNYLAKFVYTQSKRKVDGTKTLPGPTGESNQLTILPRAPMLCIGPDIGKQMAAVDKAGGRPIEGEMDDIAKLEDIGGVLYWGKDGAVMRQIRKLLSARDGPILSMITGTPSPADVIAERHTCIDTTASGGNAQLLAEVGQ
- a CDS encoding Lrp/AsnC family transcriptional regulator; translated protein: MDKTLDDYDQAILRVLAAEGRISITDLAGRINLSNTPTQARVKRLEKDGIITGYKAMLDPVKLGLDHIAFVEVKLDDTREAALSAFNAAVMAVPEVEECHMTASRFDYILKVRTSSMKAYRQVLGEQISSLPHVSNTSTHVVMEAVKEELI
- a CDS encoding cobalamin biosynthesis protein CobQ; the protein is MNTPTHLIFGAAAFAKEGQPRVTTAALLGALAPDLSLYLMASWHLFLMGTDAEIVFRVLYYSDTWQAIFAVDNSFFVWGGLLGFALWAKSPAFIAFAGAGLLHLALDFPLHNDDARAHFWPATDWKFISPVSYWDRNHYAGVVGPIEMVASVTCLAILWRRFQTLIPRLILTLAALMQLAPVFIWVFVFDR